One segment of Cottoperca gobio chromosome 24, fCotGob3.1, whole genome shotgun sequence DNA contains the following:
- the rhov gene encoding rho-related GTP-binding protein RhoV — protein MPPQMDYFYHESRVPSACGLTREDELEPGVISCMLVGDGAVGKTSMIVSYTSNGYPTEYQQTGFDVFSGQVQVEGSPVKVQLLDTAGQEEFDGFRALSYAHTDVFLLCFSMVNPTSFHNITKKWVPEIRAYNTSSPIVLVGTQSDLLLDVNVLINLDRSHVKPIPSSRARSMVEKIRAADYVECSSLTQKNLKEAFDAAIFAAIKNKTRKSKKRRFSDRRTKAFSRCSWKKFFCFI, from the exons ATGCCACCTCAAATGGATTACTTCTACCACGAGTCCCGAGTCCCTTCTGCTTGCGGGCTGACCCGGGAGGATGAGCTGGAGCCCGGCGTCATCAGCTGTATGCTGGTCGGAGACGGAGCCGTCGGGAAGACCAGCATGATAGTCAGCTATACCTCCAATGGATACCCGACGGAATACCAACAGACCGGTTTTGACGTTTTCTCTG GTCAGGTCCAAGTAGAAGGATCTCCGGTTAAAGTTCAGCTTCTGGACACTGCTGGACAG GAGGAGTTTGATGGATTCAGAGCTCTGTCCTACGCCCACACGGACGTCTTCCTCCTGTGCTTCAGCATGGTCAACCCCACCTCGTTTCACAACATCACCAAGAAGTGGGTTCCGGAGATCCGGGCTTATAACACCTCCTCGCCCATCGTTCTCGTTGGGACTCAGTCGGACCTCTTGCTGGACGTGAACGTCCTCATCAACCTGGACCGATCTCATGTCAAGCCTATCCCGAGCTCTCGGGCCCGGAGCATGGTGGAGAAGATCAGGGCTGCAGACTACGTGGAGTGTTCTTCGCTCACGCAAAAGAACTTGAAGGAGGCGTTTGATGCTGCCATCTTCGCCGCCATAAAGAACAAAACCCGCAAGTCCAAGAAGAGGAGGTTTTCTGACAGACGCACAAAAGCTTTCTCCAGGTGCAGCTGGAAGAAGTTCTTCTGCTTCATCTGA
- the vps18 gene encoding vacuolar protein sorting-associated protein 18 homolog yields MASILDEYEDSLNTRQSAQQHSRLSTANIGITHSGFVNVRLEEEKPIFNKQRIDFTPPERINHLSVCNNQLCMSLGKDTLLRIDLAKPDQPNQIELGRKDESKVHRLFLDPTGSHLLICLSTSECLYLNRNTQKVRSLSRWRGHLIESVGWNKLLGNETNTGPILVGTSQGIIFEAEISATEGSLFNTNPDQYFRQVHSLEEDGKPAPVCCLEVERGLENKYFIIATTRKRLFQFVGKVAEGSEQQGFSSIFSQNQDLLPSFQEFPANMGYSEITFYTSKLRTSPKAFGWMMGNGVLYGQLDYVRPDSLLSDVQVWEYTPDIDLSLNKPISIVLTQFHFLLLLHDRVKAICTLNGQVVYEDVFPDKFGTLKKMIKDPVGGLVWIYTERAVFRYHIQREARDVWQMYMSMTKFDLAKEYCRDRPECMDMVLAKEADHCFQNKRYLESAKCYALTQNYFEEIALKFIEAKQEEALKEFLLKKLNNLKQSERTQITLLVTWLAELYLNRLGQLESDGNSVIFQETREEFRQFLSSSKHKECLFNNRSTIYDLLASHGNVDDMVYFSVVMQDYERVISHYCQHDDYSAALDVLSKHCDQKLFYKFSPVLMQHIPKKVVDAWIQMGKRLDPKKLIPALMNYSQMGSTQQISETIRYMEFCVYELTVTEEAIHNYLLSLYAKYKPDSLLWYLEQAGTHASEIHYDLKYALRLCAENGYLRACVLVYRIMELYEEAVDLALQVDVDLAKSCADLPEDDEELRKKLWLKIARHVVQEEKDVKKAMNCLSSCNLLKIEDILPFFPDFVTIDHFKEAICSSLEEYNQHIEELKQEMEEATESAKRIREDIQEMRNKYGVVDSQEKCAACDFPLLNRPFYLFLCGHMFHYDCLFQEVTPHLTAYKQSRLEELQKKLAATTQSSKSRHRPAPKDEGDTSSLGKGNAGTSREQIKSDMDDIIASECVYCGELMIKSIDKPFIDPQKFEEEKSSWL; encoded by the exons ATGGCTTCAATTCTTGATGAGTACGAGGACTCGCTAAACACCAGGCAAAGTGCGCAGCAGCACAGCCGCTTGTCAACTGCCAACATCGGGATAACACATTCAG GCTTTGTGAATGTGAGACTTGAGGAAGAGAAGCCGATATTCAACAAGCAGAGGATCGACTTTACACCGCCTGAGAGGATAAACCATCTTTCAGTCTGCAACAATCAGCTATGCATGAGTCTGGGGAAGGACACCCTGCTGAG GATTGACTTGGCCAAGCCGGATCAGCCAAATCAGATTGAATTAGGAAGAAAAGATGAAAGTAAAGTGCACAGACTGTTCCTGGACCCCACCG GCTCCCATCTGCTGATCTGCCTGAGCACCAGCGAGTGTCTGTACCTCAACAGGAACACGCAGAAAGTGCGCAGTCTGTCCCGCTGGAGAGGCCACCTCATCGAGAGCGTGGGCTGGAACAAGCTGCTGGGCAATGAGACCAACACGGGGCCCATCCTGGTTGGCACCAGTCAAGGCATCATCTTTGAAGCGGAGATCTCTGCAACTGAGGGCAGCTTGTTTAACACCAATCCGGATCAATACTTCAGACAG GTCCACTCCCTGGAGGAGGATGGAAAGCCTGCACCAGTCTGCTGCCTAGAGGTGGAGCGGGGCCTGGAGAACAAGTACTTCATCATCGCCACCACCCGCAAACGCCTGTTCCAGTTTGTGGGTAAGGTGGCCGAGGGGTCAGAGCAGCAAGGCTTCAGCTCCATCTTCAGCCAGAACCAGGACCTGCTGCCAAGCTTCCAGGAGTTCCCAGCCAACATGGGCTACAGCGAGATCACCTTCTACACCTCGAAGCTCCGCACCTCCCCTAAGGCGTTCGGCTGGATGATGGGTAATGGCGTTCTTTATGGTCAGCTGGACTATGTCAGGCCTGATTCTCTGCTGAGTGATGTCCAG GTATGGGAGTACACCCCTGACATTGACCTCAGTCTCAACAAGCCCATCTCCATTGTGCTGACCCAGTtccacttcctgctgctgctccatgACCGAGTTAAGGCTATCTGCACCCTGAATGGACAGGTGGTATATGAAGATGTGTTCCCAGATAAATTTGGCACCCTTAAGAAGATGATCAAGGACCCAGTTGGTGGGTTGGTGTGGATCTACACTGAGAGGGCAGTTTTCCGGTACCACATCCAGCGCGAGGCCAGGGACGTCTGGCAGATGTACATGAGCATGACTAAATTCGACCTTGCCAAGGAGTACTGCCGTGACCGGCCTGAGTGCATGGACATGGTGCTGGCTAAGGAGGCCGACCACTGCTTCCAGAACAAGCGATACCTCGAGAGTGCCAAGTGCTATGCGCTGACTCAGAACTACTTTGAGGAGATAGCACTCAAGTTCATCGAAGCCAAACAAGAGGAAGCCCTGAAGGAGTTCTTACTGAAGAAACTGAATAATTTGAAACAGAGCGAGAGAACGCAGATCACCCTGCTGGTCACCTGGCTGGCCGAGCTCTACCTGAACCGGCTCGGTCAGCTGGAGAGTGACGGCAACAGCGTCATCTTCCAGGAGACCCGCGAGGAGTTTCGCCAATTCCTCAGCAGCTCCAAGCACAAGGAGTGCCTGTTCAACAACCGCAGCACAATCTACGACCTGCTGGCCAGCCACGGCAACGTGGACGACATGGTTTACTTCTCAGTCGTCATGCAGGACTACGAGAGAGTAATATCTCACTACTGCCAACACGACGACTACAGTGCCGCTCTGGATGTGCTCTCCAAGCACTGCGATCAAAAGCTTTTTTACAAGTTCTCCCCCGTCCTCATGCAGCACATTCCCAAAAAAGTGGTGGACGCGTGGATTCAGATGGGCAAGCGACTGGACCCGAAGAAGCTCATCCCGGCTCTGATGAACTACAGCCAGATGGGCAGCACCCAGCAGATCAGCGAAACAATCCGCTACATGGAGTTCTGTGTGTACGAGCTGACCGTGACGGAGGAGGCCATCCATAACTACCTGCTGTCGCTCTATGCCAAGTACAAGCCGGACTCTCTGCTGTGGTATCTGGAGCAGGCAGGTACGCACGCCTCAGAGATCCACTATGACTTGAAGTACGCCCTCAGGCTGTGTGCGGAAAACGGCTACCTCCGGGCCTGTGTGCTGGTTTATAGGATTATGGAGCTGTACGAGGAGGCAGTGGATCTCGCTTTACAA GTAGATGTAGACTTGGCCAAGTCGTGTGCGGACCTGCCTGAAGATGACGAGGAGCTGAGGAAAAAGCTTTGGCTGAAGATTGCGCGGCATGTGGTGCAGGAGGAGAAAGATGTGAAGAAAGCCATGAACTGTCTGTCCAGCTGCAACCTGCTCAAGATAGAAGACATTCTGCCTTTCTTTCCCGACTTTGTCACCATTGACCATTTTAAG GAGGCGATCTGCAGCTCCCTGGAGGAGTACAACCAGCACATCGAGGAGCTGAAGCAGGAAATGGAGGAGGCCACGGAGAGTGCTAAACGCATCCGAGAAGACATCCAGGAAATGAGGAACAAATATGGCGTGGTGGATTCCCAAGAAAAGTGTGCTGCATGTGACTTCCCATTGCTCAACAGGCCCTTCTATCTGTTCCTATGCGGACACATGTTCCACTACGACTGCCTGTTCCAG GAAGTAACCCCTCACCTGACGGCCTATAAGCAGAGTCgtctggaggagctgcagaaaAAGCTGGCCGCAACCACGCAATCCTCCAAGTCACGCCACCGCCCGGCGCCTAAGGACGAAGGAGACACTTCCAGCCTGGGAAAGGGCAACGCAGGCACAAGCCGCGAGCAGATCAAATCAGACATGGATGACATCATTGCGTCAGAGTGCGTGTACTGCGGCGAACTGATGATCAAGTCCATCGACAAGCCTTTCATCGATCCACAGAAATTTGAGGAGGAGAAATCCAGCTGGCTATAA